The nucleotide window ATCTCCTTCGACTTCGACGGCGTACTCGCCGGCGACGAGTCGGAGCAGGTGTTCCAGACCGGCGGACTCGAGGAGTTCCGCGCCCATGAGACGAGGAACGCCGCGATCCCGCACGACGCGGGGCCGCTCCGGGAGTTCCTCGCCGGGGTGTACCGCATCCAGCAGCGTGAGGAGGAGGTACGGCGGAGGAATCCCGAGTACCGGATCCGCCTCCACGTCTCCATCGTCACCGCGCGGAACGCACCCGCCCACGAGCGTGCGATCACGAGCCTCAAGCGGTGGGGCCTGAGGGTCAACGACGCGTTCTTCCTCGGTGGGATCGACAAGGGCGAGATCATGAAGATCCTCAAGCCGCACATATTCTTCGACGACCAGGAAACCCACCTGGCCAGCACGTCGCAGTCGACGCCCAGCGTCCACGTCCCCTTCGGGAAGATCAACGAGGTCACCGAGACCGTCCGCGCGGAGCCCGCGCCCGCGCCGTGATCGACGGGCTGCCGCGCCCCCGCCGAAGACCGGGCCGGCGCGCCCCGACGAGGCCACCATCACCCGGCGTCGCGCGCCCCGTCACCCTCCGACGAGCT belongs to Streptomyces sp. NBC_00102 and includes:
- a CDS encoding 5'-nucleotidase, producing MAYELSNRLVVGIASSALFDLAESDAIFREQGEDAYRGYQEKHRDDVFRQGVAFPFIRRLLSLNDLNETDDPLVEVIVLSRNDPETGLRVMSSIKSHGLPITRAIFRQGRSPYNFMPALNMSLFLSANEQDVREAVSSGLPAGHVLGDPHEDDTEDDDLRISFDFDGVLAGDESEQVFQTGGLEEFRAHETRNAAIPHDAGPLREFLAGVYRIQQREEEVRRRNPEYRIRLHVSIVTARNAPAHERAITSLKRWGLRVNDAFFLGGIDKGEIMKILKPHIFFDDQETHLASTSQSTPSVHVPFGKINEVTETVRAEPAPAP